A window of Thermococcus sp. contains these coding sequences:
- a CDS encoding alanine--glyoxylate aminotransferase family protein has product MELRFDMTYEDAYREVYEMVKPKYKLFTAGPVACFPEVLAIMSVQMFSHRSAEAKAVHVDTLERLKKFLEADKGEIILFPSSGTGFMESAVRNTIPRGEKVLVTIIGAFGKRFADVVEANGRKAVILEKEPGQAVKPEELDDALRKNPEVHAVTITYNETSTGVLNPLPELAKVVKEHDKLLFVDAVSAMGGADIRFDKWDIDLVFASSQKAFGVPPGLAVAAVSERVFEIAEKMPERGWYFDLPLYKKFNEKKKGTPSTPPLPQIFGLNVVLRIIEKMGGKKKWLDMYRKRSEMIRNGVKEMGLGILAEPGYESPTITAVVVPEGMKGIDVYNAMRERGFELAKGYGSVAEKTFRIGNMGYMTFDDIREMLDNLREVIEKLKG; this is encoded by the coding sequence ATGGAGTTACGCTTCGACATGACCTATGAAGACGCTTACAGGGAAGTCTACGAGATGGTGAAGCCAAAGTACAAGCTCTTCACAGCTGGTCCTGTTGCCTGCTTCCCCGAGGTTCTCGCGATAATGTCCGTCCAGATGTTCAGCCACCGCTCTGCCGAGGCTAAAGCCGTCCACGTTGACACCCTCGAGAGGCTGAAGAAGTTCCTTGAGGCAGATAAAGGCGAGATAATTCTCTTTCCGAGCTCTGGAACCGGATTCATGGAGTCAGCTGTTAGAAACACGATACCAAGGGGTGAAAAGGTTCTCGTCACTATTATAGGGGCCTTTGGAAAGCGCTTTGCAGATGTTGTCGAGGCCAACGGCAGGAAGGCCGTAATCCTTGAGAAGGAACCCGGGCAGGCGGTTAAGCCGGAGGAGCTCGACGATGCCTTGAGGAAGAATCCAGAGGTGCACGCGGTAACGATAACCTACAACGAGACATCCACCGGTGTCCTCAACCCGCTCCCGGAGCTGGCGAAGGTAGTTAAGGAGCACGACAAGCTCCTCTTCGTCGATGCGGTTTCGGCCATGGGGGGAGCAGACATAAGGTTCGACAAGTGGGACATTGACCTCGTCTTCGCGAGCAGTCAGAAGGCCTTCGGCGTTCCGCCGGGACTTGCTGTCGCGGCAGTGAGCGAGAGGGTTTTTGAGATAGCGGAGAAGATGCCGGAGCGCGGCTGGTACTTCGATTTGCCCCTCTACAAGAAGTTCAACGAGAAGAAGAAGGGAACGCCATCAACTCCACCGCTCCCGCAGATATTCGGCCTCAACGTCGTCCTGAGGATAATCGAAAAGATGGGCGGAAAGAAGAAATGGCTCGACATGTACAGGAAGAGGAGCGAGATGATAAGGAACGGAGTCAAGGAGATGGGCCTAGGAATTCTGGCCGAGCCCGGTTACGAGAGTCCCACCATTACCGCCGTTGTGGTCCCCGAGGGAATGAAGGGAATAGACGTTTACAACGCCATGCGCGAGCGCGGATTTGAGCTGGCTAAAGGCTACGGAAGCGTGGCAGAGAAGACCTTCAGGATTGGAAACATGGGCTACATGACCTTCGACGACATAAGGGAGATGCTCGACAACCTCAGGGAGGTCATAGAAAAGCTTAAGGGCTGA
- a CDS encoding ATPase, with product MGVYIFKPEDLIRYGSARPEQMELLKEEILAKRDVLIAGTSRSGKTKLVEALLHYVPEEWKVAVVTAYGEFKPFRKNIEIIDTAFDQRSTDERTDEVIEKIRKIKPDYVVIDTLHTISVPRVLDELIDDYAFIVTSLAMSDDLKAETMHWLGIDENTFNRFDILVELSRDWRTGMKKINRIYRIKDGELIPVI from the coding sequence ATGGGCGTCTACATCTTTAAGCCAGAGGATTTGATACGCTACGGTTCGGCAAGGCCCGAGCAGATGGAACTCCTGAAGGAGGAAATCCTAGCCAAGAGGGACGTTCTCATCGCCGGCACGAGCAGGAGCGGAAAGACGAAGCTCGTCGAGGCGCTCCTCCACTACGTTCCTGAGGAGTGGAAGGTTGCCGTCGTTACCGCCTACGGCGAGTTCAAACCCTTCAGGAAGAACATCGAGATCATCGATACTGCATTCGACCAGAGGAGCACTGATGAGAGAACAGATGAAGTCATTGAAAAAATAAGAAAAATAAAGCCGGACTACGTTGTTATAGACACCCTTCACACCATCAGCGTTCCGAGGGTTCTTGACGAGCTGATAGATGACTATGCCTTCATCGTAACGTCCCTGGCCATGAGCGACGACCTGAAGGCTGAAACAATGCACTGGCTCGGGATAGATGAGAACACCTTCAACCGCTTTGACATCCTCGTGGAGCTGAGCAGGGACTGGAGGACCGGAATGAAGAAGATAAACAGGATTTACAGGATAAAGGACGGGGAGTTAATCCCGGTAATTTAA
- a CDS encoding DUF257 family protein: MEVDVQELLEIVKPGETVIVEYNTSYVPEFALKLLADYTREKEIPFLVDDNFDCLYTILVHSRMLGLNVDITHAHILKTGGKKEVGGKIQRVIFHPDPRVLLRNYNKVFSNTVEKFDKSAVNIALGMESLLYFVRDVRDFYRFLLGIQRYVGDKRRKAFYMLHTELMRSLPPYVWLELRRIATSVWTFHSYPTGVKLSILRSPDLDLIGRGFTIDVGGVFRGRS, encoded by the coding sequence ATGGAAGTTGATGTTCAAGAACTCTTGGAAATTGTAAAACCTGGAGAGACTGTCATTGTTGAGTATAACACTTCATATGTTCCAGAGTTTGCCCTCAAACTTTTGGCCGATTATACTCGGGAGAAGGAGATTCCCTTTCTAGTAGATGATAACTTTGATTGTTTGTATACGATTCTTGTTCATTCCAGAATGTTGGGCCTTAATGTTGACATTACCCATGCTCATATTCTCAAAACGGGTGGAAAAAAGGAAGTTGGTGGTAAAATTCAACGTGTAATATTTCACCCCGATCCAAGAGTTTTGTTGAGAAACTATAACAAAGTATTTTCAAACACAGTTGAAAAATTCGATAAATCAGCTGTAAACATAGCTTTGGGCATGGAAAGTCTTCTTTATTTCGTTAGAGATGTCCGAGATTTTTACAGGTTCCTCCTCGGGATTCAGCGATATGTTGGAGATAAACGCAGGAAAGCTTTCTATATGCTCCATACTGAGCTTATGCGAAGTCTTCCACCTTATGTATGGCTTGAGTTGAGAAGAATCGCCACAAGTGTTTGGACTTTTCACAGTTACCCAACGGGAGTTAAGTTGTCTATACTCCGCAGTCCAGATCTTGACCTGATCGGGAGAGGATTCACCATAGACGTTGGAGGTGTTTTCCGTGGCAGGAGTTGA
- a CDS encoding aldehyde ferredoxin oxidoreductase family protein: MYAYWGKILRVNLTDGTIKEEHFDEKFARKWLGTRGFGIYYLLKEMDPTVDPFSPENKIIYSTGPLTGTTAPTGGRYMVITKSPLTGYIAMANSGGFFGAELKFAGWDAIIVEGASDHPVYLYINDESVELRDASHLWGKTSSETEKALKEEIGDKRIRVALIGPAGENLVRFAAVMNDEHRAAGRGGVGAVMGSKKLKAIVVRGHKRVEVADRAKFTSVVKEKTDKLRNDPTAGGGLPKYGTAVLVNIINQNGLYPTRNFQYSQFEYAEEQSGEAMAAKYLVRNKPCYACPIGCGRVNRLPTLGITEGPEYESIWALGAHNGINDLASIIEANHMADEYGMDTISLGGTLATAMELYEKGLLKQEDLGEEAPPFRWGNTEVLHYYIEKIAKREGFGDKLAEGGYRLAEMYNGVEYFMGVKKQELPAYDPRGAEGHGLGYATNNRGGCHIKQYMISPEILGYPYKMDPHDISDEKVKMVILFQDLTALIDAAGLCVFTTFGLGADDYRDMLNAALGWDLSTEEYLKIGERIWNAERLFNLKAGLDPLKEDTLPKRLLEEPVRNGPNKGHVVRLHLMLPRYYKFRGWTEDGKIPEEKLKELGLEEFE, translated from the coding sequence ATGTACGCCTACTGGGGTAAGATTTTGAGAGTAAACCTGACCGATGGGACGATAAAGGAAGAGCACTTCGACGAGAAGTTCGCAAGAAAATGGCTCGGGACGAGGGGCTTCGGAATCTATTATCTCCTCAAGGAGATGGACCCCACCGTTGACCCCTTCAGCCCGGAGAACAAGATAATTTATTCGACTGGTCCACTAACGGGAACGACGGCACCCACCGGTGGAAGGTACATGGTTATAACCAAGAGCCCGCTGACCGGTTACATAGCGATGGCAAACTCCGGTGGATTCTTTGGGGCAGAGCTAAAGTTTGCCGGCTGGGATGCTATAATAGTCGAAGGCGCCTCTGACCATCCGGTCTATCTCTACATCAACGATGAGAGCGTCGAGCTTAGAGATGCGAGCCACCTGTGGGGTAAGACTTCGAGCGAAACTGAAAAGGCCCTGAAGGAAGAAATCGGTGACAAGAGGATTCGCGTCGCGCTAATAGGTCCCGCTGGAGAGAACCTCGTTCGCTTCGCCGCTGTAATGAACGACGAGCATAGAGCGGCTGGAAGGGGTGGCGTTGGTGCCGTAATGGGAAGCAAGAAGCTGAAGGCTATAGTTGTTCGCGGACACAAGCGCGTTGAAGTCGCGGACAGGGCGAAGTTTACGAGCGTCGTCAAGGAGAAGACCGACAAGCTCAGAAACGACCCGACGGCGGGTGGAGGACTGCCCAAGTACGGAACTGCCGTCTTAGTCAACATAATCAACCAGAACGGTTTGTATCCGACAAGGAACTTCCAGTACAGCCAGTTTGAATACGCCGAGGAGCAGAGTGGCGAGGCCATGGCCGCTAAGTACCTCGTCAGAAACAAGCCCTGTTACGCCTGTCCAATCGGTTGTGGAAGAGTCAACAGGCTTCCAACCCTCGGCATAACCGAAGGACCAGAGTACGAGAGCATCTGGGCGCTTGGAGCCCACAACGGCATAAACGACCTCGCGAGCATAATCGAGGCAAACCACATGGCCGATGAGTACGGTATGGACACCATAAGCCTCGGTGGAACTCTAGCCACTGCCATGGAGCTCTACGAGAAGGGCCTCCTCAAGCAGGAGGACCTCGGAGAGGAAGCTCCGCCCTTCAGATGGGGCAACACTGAAGTTCTCCACTACTACATCGAGAAGATCGCCAAGAGAGAGGGCTTCGGAGACAAGCTTGCCGAAGGTGGCTACCGCCTGGCCGAGATGTACAACGGCGTTGAGTACTTCATGGGTGTGAAGAAGCAGGAGCTTCCGGCTTACGACCCGCGTGGAGCCGAGGGACACGGTCTTGGCTACGCCACCAACAACCGCGGTGGCTGTCACATCAAGCAGTACATGATAAGCCCCGAGATTCTTGGTTACCCATACAAGATGGACCCGCATGACATAAGCGATGAGAAGGTCAAGATGGTCATACTCTTCCAGGACCTTACGGCTCTCATCGACGCCGCTGGACTGTGTGTGTTCACCACCTTCGGTCTTGGAGCGGACGACTACCGCGACATGCTCAACGCGGCCCTCGGCTGGGACCTCTCCACAGAGGAGTACCTCAAGATAGGCGAGCGCATTTGGAACGCGGAGAGGCTCTTCAACCTCAAGGCCGGCCTTGACCCGCTTAAGGAAGACACCCTACCGAAGAGACTCCTTGAGGAGCCCGTTAGAAATGGTCCCAACAAGGGACACGTGGTTAGGCTCCACCTCATGCTTCCAAGATACTACAAGTTCCGCGGCTGGACCGAGGATGGAAAGATACCTGAGGAGAAACTCAAAGAGCTTGGCCTTGAGGAGTTCGAGTGA
- a CDS encoding asparagine synthetase A, translating to MVINMNALQIVSRKIDPIAEVQTRAIAYLTGELSKRGFRWLLPIVLSSITDPLWPDPAAGEALKPPEVEIYGEKLRLTHSMILHKQIAIAMGVDRLFVLSPNIRLEGREADDGRHAYEFTQLDMEIAGASMDDVMGLIEELISGLFRELRPVVWESFERELPKVKRPFKRFTIEEIREEFGSEEEASRALGEPFWITGIPREFYDREVDGIWRNYDLYLPEGYGEVSSGGEREWEYEKILAKIRSSGLSEEAFRSYLEVARAGLLRPSAGAGIGIERLVRYIVGAKHIAEVQPFPRIPGIPAVI from the coding sequence TTGGTGATTAACATGAACGCTCTCCAAATTGTAAGCAGGAAAATTGACCCAATAGCTGAGGTTCAGACGAGGGCGATTGCCTACCTTACCGGCGAGCTTTCAAAGAGGGGCTTCCGATGGCTACTTCCCATTGTTCTGAGCTCGATAACCGACCCCCTCTGGCCGGACCCTGCCGCGGGAGAGGCCCTGAAGCCACCGGAAGTTGAAATCTACGGCGAGAAGCTGAGACTGACTCACAGCATGATACTCCACAAGCAGATTGCAATAGCCATGGGAGTTGACAGGCTCTTCGTCCTCTCGCCGAACATAAGGCTCGAAGGCAGGGAAGCGGACGATGGCAGGCACGCATACGAGTTCACCCAGCTCGACATGGAAATCGCTGGGGCGAGCATGGACGATGTTATGGGTCTCATAGAGGAGCTGATCTCGGGCCTTTTCAGGGAGCTTAGACCTGTGGTTTGGGAGTCCTTTGAGAGGGAACTGCCAAAGGTGAAGAGACCATTCAAAAGGTTTACCATCGAGGAAATCAGGGAGGAGTTTGGAAGCGAGGAGGAAGCGAGCAGAGCTTTGGGAGAGCCCTTCTGGATAACGGGGATTCCAAGGGAGTTCTACGACAGGGAAGTTGACGGAATCTGGAGGAACTACGACCTCTATCTTCCGGAGGGCTACGGTGAGGTTTCCAGCGGAGGAGAAAGGGAGTGGGAGTACGAAAAGATACTTGCCAAAATACGCTCCTCCGGTCTGAGCGAGGAAGCTTTTAGGTCATACCTCGAGGTTGCCAGGGCAGGCCTTCTAAGACCAAGCGCCGGGGCCGGGATTGGAATAGAGAGACTCGTCCGCTACATTGTCGGGGCAAAACACATAGCGGAGGTTCAGCCCTTCCCGAGGATTCCTGGGATTCCTGCTGTAATATAA
- a CDS encoding RNA ligase: MVSSHFRGLLLKLGLPEERLSVLEGKGGLEEDEFEGVRYVRFRDSSKGFRRGTVVFEDGTVVSGFPHIKRIVQLKNGVKRIFKNKPFYVEEKVDGYNVRVVKVKDKILALTRGGFVCPFTTERILDFITENFFRDYPNLILVGEMAGPESPYLVEGPPYVEEDIAFFLFDVQEKGTGKSLPVEERYRLAEEYGIPQVERFGLFDRTRTDELMELIEKLSEEGREGVVMKTPDMRKVAKYVTPYANINDIKIGSKIFFDLPGGYFMGRISRVAFYIAEKKLRGEEFEGYAKALGEALLRPLVESILEVSQGHDVEETFTVRVKNISTAHRMVSHFERLGLKIHIEDIEDLRNGYWRITFKRLYPDATREIRELWNGLAFVD; encoded by the coding sequence ATGGTAAGTTCACATTTTAGGGGGCTATTACTCAAACTCGGCCTTCCCGAGGAGAGACTCAGCGTCCTCGAAGGGAAAGGGGGACTAGAAGAGGACGAGTTTGAGGGGGTCAGGTACGTCCGCTTCCGCGATTCCTCGAAGGGGTTTAGAAGGGGAACGGTCGTTTTTGAGGACGGAACAGTCGTTTCGGGCTTTCCCCACATAAAGAGAATCGTCCAGCTTAAGAATGGAGTGAAGAGGATATTCAAGAACAAACCGTTCTACGTCGAGGAGAAGGTGGACGGCTACAACGTGCGCGTCGTTAAGGTCAAAGACAAAATTCTGGCCCTAACGAGGGGTGGTTTCGTCTGTCCCTTCACAACCGAGCGAATTCTCGACTTCATCACTGAGAACTTCTTCAGGGATTATCCAAATCTGATTCTCGTTGGCGAGATGGCAGGTCCCGAGAGCCCTTACCTCGTCGAGGGGCCACCTTACGTGGAGGAGGACATAGCCTTTTTCCTCTTTGACGTCCAGGAGAAGGGAACCGGAAAGAGCCTGCCGGTTGAGGAGCGCTACAGACTGGCTGAAGAGTACGGAATCCCCCAGGTCGAGCGCTTTGGTCTCTTTGATAGAACTAGAACCGACGAACTCATGGAGCTCATCGAGAAGCTGAGCGAAGAGGGAAGGGAAGGCGTTGTAATGAAGACACCGGACATGAGAAAAGTGGCCAAGTACGTAACTCCCTATGCCAACATCAACGACATAAAGATAGGCTCCAAGATTTTCTTTGACTTACCCGGGGGATACTTCATGGGGAGGATAAGCAGGGTGGCCTTTTACATAGCCGAGAAAAAACTCAGGGGCGAGGAATTCGAGGGATACGCGAAAGCCCTTGGGGAGGCCCTCCTAAGGCCCCTCGTGGAGAGCATCCTCGAGGTGTCCCAGGGCCACGATGTCGAGGAGACATTCACCGTGAGGGTGAAGAACATAAGCACTGCCCACAGAATGGTGAGCCACTTCGAAAGGCTCGGCCTCAAAATCCACATAGAGGACATTGAAGACCTCAGGAACGGCTACTGGAGGATAACCTTCAAGAGGCTCTACCCCGACGCAACCCGCGAGATAAGGGAACTCTGGAACGGACTGGCTTTTGTTGACTGA
- a CDS encoding tungsten cofactor oxidoreductase radical SAM maturase, with product MEEHHLFDLSDYKVLIPKKPDIKYLYIEITNRCNLRCEMCFKQYWDDPEGDMEWELFLKILDDAEELPELEMIYFGGIGEPTVHPRFMDMAREVKKRGFALGISTNGFLLTDKRIEELVKLGLDLIYFSIDSVPTQPVDIGHIKPDYTSSRIRKIQEVKRELGRDVPHIGVEVVATKENYKELPEIAHYVGSLGVDTLLISNLIPITKEHADLIVYDGSVDMKPIVDKLEAIYHGYLHKIAEFSLRTERRCEFVDKKVAVVRWDGEVAPCYRFLHTYPEIVFGREKKVYAHSFGNVREKSLAEIWTSREYSWFRYVVKNSLYPSCTDCPLNESCSFVQDTQYDCWGNTPSCADCLWSRRIVLCPIPEKGMKGFW from the coding sequence ATGGAGGAGCATCATCTTTTTGATTTGTCTGACTACAAGGTTCTTATTCCCAAGAAACCCGACATAAAGTATCTCTACATCGAGATAACCAACCGGTGTAACCTTCGCTGTGAGATGTGCTTCAAGCAGTACTGGGACGACCCTGAGGGGGACATGGAATGGGAGCTGTTTCTAAAGATACTGGACGATGCCGAGGAGCTTCCGGAGCTTGAGATGATATACTTTGGTGGAATAGGCGAGCCAACCGTTCACCCGCGCTTCATGGACATGGCGAGGGAAGTAAAAAAGCGCGGTTTTGCTCTGGGAATAAGCACAAACGGCTTTTTACTGACGGATAAGAGGATAGAAGAGCTTGTAAAGCTTGGTTTGGACCTAATTTATTTCTCCATAGATTCAGTACCTACGCAACCCGTTGATATCGGCCACATAAAGCCGGACTACACAAGCTCCCGCATAAGAAAAATCCAAGAGGTCAAGCGGGAACTCGGGAGAGACGTTCCGCACATTGGCGTTGAGGTTGTTGCAACGAAGGAAAATTACAAGGAATTACCTGAAATAGCCCACTACGTCGGTTCCCTTGGGGTGGATACCCTCTTAATCTCGAACCTGATTCCAATTACCAAAGAGCACGCTGATTTGATAGTTTACGACGGTTCCGTTGACATGAAACCAATCGTTGACAAACTTGAGGCCATATACCACGGCTACCTTCATAAGATAGCCGAGTTCTCCTTAAGGACGGAGCGTAGGTGTGAGTTCGTTGACAAAAAAGTTGCAGTTGTCAGGTGGGACGGGGAAGTCGCTCCCTGCTACCGTTTCCTCCACACATACCCTGAGATAGTCTTCGGCAGAGAGAAGAAGGTTTACGCGCATTCCTTCGGCAACGTCCGGGAGAAGAGTCTCGCCGAGATATGGACTAGCAGGGAGTACAGCTGGTTCCGCTACGTCGTTAAGAACTCCCTCTACCCGAGCTGTACAGACTGTCCCTTAAACGAATCCTGTTCCTTTGTGCAGGACACCCAATACGACTGCTGGGGTAACACACCCAGCTGTGCCGATTGCCTCTGGTCAAGGAGGATAGTGCTCTGTCCCATCCCTGAGAAGGGTATGAAGGGCTTCTGGTAG
- a CDS encoding MFS transporter: protein MERKRLAGIVLLIVSAFTGTIAFRLATPAIAFYTRDVLKASMLAVSLVSMSFVLARAFSSVLGGFMLEKGKKLVYLGGFAMMGNALAVQLYPLTSSWLQVFGIKLLNGFLNGISWPMAQFVLAVTTPKEIRARVTAVYFFFGSIASLLGNYVYAYTVNLGLTRQMWISSAFFVLTGLIMLLSYYLLYGEITPRRKKTSNGERPSLNPRRILIIASLMAIIVAFTSGEITYVYVSEALGLSRERTAVLLGWTGFLSALLSYFVSWLADVRSEAMMVRLTALLAGISPILASIKTAPTVFLGIFLTLFAFQSFRPISRKVLASYHRSSLAIGGVNGLQNISTFVGGMLFGLAYSLGEIHSVVTLNIALLVFLPVSLGLIVEGVKVGEE from the coding sequence ATGGAGCGGAAGCGCCTCGCCGGAATAGTCCTGCTCATCGTCTCGGCCTTCACCGGAACCATAGCCTTTCGCTTAGCTACCCCCGCCATAGCGTTCTACACCCGCGACGTTCTAAAGGCCAGCATGCTGGCTGTTTCCCTCGTTTCGATGTCCTTCGTTCTGGCGAGGGCCTTCTCCTCAGTCCTCGGCGGTTTTATGCTTGAGAAGGGGAAAAAGCTCGTCTATCTCGGTGGATTCGCCATGATGGGAAACGCCCTGGCCGTTCAGCTCTACCCCCTGACATCGAGCTGGCTTCAGGTTTTCGGGATAAAGCTCCTCAACGGATTTCTCAACGGGATAAGCTGGCCTATGGCCCAGTTCGTTCTAGCCGTTACAACGCCGAAGGAAATAAGGGCGAGGGTCACAGCGGTTTACTTCTTCTTCGGAAGCATCGCCTCGCTCCTCGGCAACTACGTCTATGCATACACAGTAAACCTCGGATTAACAAGACAGATGTGGATTTCCTCGGCCTTTTTCGTTCTGACTGGCCTTATAATGCTCCTCAGCTACTACCTCCTCTATGGGGAGATAACTCCCAGAAGGAAGAAGACGTCCAATGGCGAGAGACCAAGCTTGAACCCGAGGAGGATTTTAATCATCGCCTCGCTCATGGCAATTATAGTGGCCTTCACCTCCGGCGAGATAACCTACGTCTACGTCTCCGAGGCCCTTGGGCTGAGCAGGGAAAGAACCGCCGTGCTCCTCGGCTGGACCGGTTTCCTGTCAGCTCTGCTGAGCTACTTCGTCTCGTGGCTTGCCGATGTTAGAAGCGAGGCAATGATGGTAAGACTGACGGCTCTGCTGGCGGGTATATCACCAATTCTGGCCTCGATAAAGACCGCACCAACTGTCTTCCTCGGGATTTTTCTGACCCTCTTTGCCTTTCAGAGCTTCCGCCCGATTTCAAGGAAGGTTTTGGCAAGCTATCACCGCTCCTCGCTCGCTATAGGCGGTGTCAATGGCCTCCAGAACATCTCGACCTTCGTTGGCGGAATGCTCTTCGGCCTTGCCTATTCGCTGGGCGAAATTCACTCCGTCGTTACACTGAACATCGCCCTGCTCGTCTTCCTTCCAGTTTCTCTTGGACTCATCGTTGAGGGGGTGAAGGTTGGGGAGGAGTAG
- a CDS encoding 50S ribosomal protein L16: MGLRPAKIDRDVDKPAYTRREYIRGAPGPKITIFDMGNLSAEFQYEVSLHAEQAMQIRQNALEAIRIQVNRYLQKNVGRSNYHFKIRVFPFQVLRENPMATGRKADRYGNGMRRPFGKPIGLAARVKKDQKILTVWVNENHLKFALEAMRRAKMKLPYSAYYRIYDKEGNDVTTKVLSTMKR, encoded by the coding sequence ATGGGACTTAGGCCAGCGAAGATTGATAGGGACGTTGACAAGCCCGCTTACACGAGAAGGGAATACATACGCGGTGCCCCGGGACCGAAGATAACGATATTCGATATGGGCAACCTTTCGGCGGAGTTCCAATACGAGGTCAGCCTCCACGCCGAGCAGGCAATGCAGATAAGGCAGAACGCCCTTGAGGCGATTCGTATACAGGTCAACAGGTACCTCCAGAAGAACGTCGGAAGGAGCAACTACCACTTTAAGATACGCGTTTTCCCCTTCCAGGTGCTTAGAGAGAACCCGATGGCTACCGGAAGGAAGGCCGACCGTTACGGAAATGGTATGCGCAGACCCTTCGGAAAGCCCATTGGATTAGCGGCAAGGGTTAAGAAGGACCAGAAGATTCTCACAGTCTGGGTCAACGAGAACCACCTCAAGTTCGCCCTTGAGGCAATGAGAAGGGCCAAGATGAAGCTTCCATACTCAGCTTACTACAGGATTTACGACAAGGAAGGGAACGACGTCACCACCAAGGTTCTCTCCACGATGAAGCGCTGA
- a CDS encoding DUF257 family protein → MAGVELKGVASKNDVLSMFNSVQFGGLTLVENYSSIGAQLTLYTLLNHSYNLGLPVLVEDIFDTFAGYVKHFDIMGLMPPMEHVGVLKIGGIDEVGNVVDKIQFEADPALYLQKKEKAIAKAMGDEKYVYIVTGFERLLGFQRDIKGVYVIVNHLKETLGNEKRMTLNIIEGNVIKGFPTNPLPLLEGVATSVIELHDHGDMFLLKFRKSIFTLLEGRDEVFLQPSDIMEWW, encoded by the coding sequence GTGGCAGGAGTTGAGCTCAAAGGTGTTGCCTCAAAAAACGATGTTCTTTCAATGTTTAACTCAGTTCAGTTTGGTGGTCTCACCTTGGTTGAAAACTATTCTTCAATTGGAGCCCAACTTACTCTTTATACACTTTTGAATCATTCCTACAATCTTGGTCTTCCCGTTCTTGTTGAAGACATATTTGACACCTTTGCGGGTTATGTAAAGCACTTCGACATTATGGGACTCATGCCTCCAATGGAGCATGTCGGAGTTCTAAAGATCGGTGGCATAGATGAGGTTGGCAACGTTGTCGATAAAATCCAATTTGAGGCGGATCCCGCGCTCTACCTCCAGAAAAAAGAGAAGGCCATAGCGAAGGCTATGGGTGATGAGAAGTATGTTTACATAGTCACCGGGTTCGAGAGACTCCTTGGTTTTCAGAGGGATATTAAAGGCGTCTACGTCATAGTAAACCACCTAAAAGAAACCTTGGGGAATGAAAAAAGAATGACACTCAACATAATTGAGGGTAACGTTATCAAGGGCTTTCCAACAAACCCACTACCTCTTCTTGAGGGTGTTGCCACGTCGGTAATTGAGCTTCATGATCATGGGGACATGTTTCTCTTAAAATTCAGGAAGTCTATATTTACACTCCTCGAGGGAAGAGATGAAGTTTTTCTCCAACCTTCTGACATAATGGAGTGGTGGTAG